The following are encoded in a window of Pseudomonas graminis genomic DNA:
- a CDS encoding ANTAR domain-containing response regulator: MNTRAFPAFDQGHLLLIDCDERSQANLGKSLHRLGIHSQVLDHDGPCNAQGCFAAILEIEHFASPLAVGALNEASIPIVALTAHETLSQIQRALQLGATALLNKPISQGSVYTTLMMAVGLRDRQRADAEQLNELQQRLALRPLMAQALARLMVTQRINEATAYERLRSLSMQLNRPIETLCVDLLAARDEDRA; the protein is encoded by the coding sequence ATGAACACACGCGCCTTTCCTGCTTTCGACCAGGGTCATTTGCTGCTGATCGACTGCGATGAACGCAGTCAGGCCAACCTGGGCAAGAGCCTGCACCGCCTGGGGATTCACTCGCAGGTGCTCGATCACGACGGACCGTGTAACGCACAGGGCTGTTTCGCGGCGATCCTTGAAATCGAGCATTTCGCCAGTCCGCTGGCCGTTGGGGCGCTGAATGAGGCCAGCATTCCCATCGTCGCGCTGACGGCTCACGAAACCCTGTCGCAGATCCAGCGCGCACTGCAGCTCGGCGCCACGGCGTTGCTGAACAAGCCCATCAGCCAGGGCTCGGTCTACACCACGCTGATGATGGCGGTGGGACTGCGTGACCGTCAGCGCGCCGACGCCGAACAACTCAACGAGCTGCAACAGCGGCTGGCGCTGCGTCCGCTCATGGCCCAGGCCCTGGCGCGCTTGATGGTGACCCAGCGCATCAACGAGGCGACGGCGTACGAGCGTTTGCGCAGTCTGTCGATGCAGCTCAACCGGCCGATCGAAACACTGTGCGTCGACCTCCTCGCGGCGCGGGACGAGGACCGCGCATGA
- a CDS encoding transporter substrate-binding protein: MPNLLTPDLRPSITVGFLLSTEGTYRRMGRSALLGLQDALAEINADARRNVKLEAICVDPQGDPARYSTGIAQLLGAGVRHIFGTTLSASRKEIIPDLDQHGALLWYSSPYEGYESSENVLYLGGCPNQTLLPLLRYALGQFGRRAFLLGSNYVWGWESNRIAREVLEANGAEVLGEKYWHLGATGFDTLIEGLIQDPPAFVLNNLVGESSYAFLQQLDRACARQGLRLPVLSCNLTEAELDGVGPIQALRLLSCGPFFETLNPAFCEGQQSHGPRTCSHYYTSAYTALRVFADALHASDDASPKAICEHLYGHPVASVLGTVSLSARNHHSALASHIAELREGRFHVVQSAPQPIAADPYLTVTDVHADVVDRHATPAPRLRIVK, from the coding sequence ATGCCGAACCTTTTGACTCCTGATCTGCGCCCCAGCATTACCGTAGGCTTCCTGCTCTCGACCGAAGGCACCTATCGGCGCATGGGCCGCAGTGCCTTGCTCGGGTTGCAGGATGCGCTGGCCGAGATCAACGCCGACGCCCGGCGCAACGTGAAACTGGAAGCCATTTGCGTCGACCCCCAGGGCGATCCGGCACGTTACAGCACCGGCATCGCGCAACTGCTGGGTGCGGGCGTCCGGCACATCTTTGGCACCACGCTGTCTGCGAGCCGCAAGGAAATCATCCCGGATCTGGACCAGCACGGCGCGCTGCTCTGGTATTCAAGCCCCTACGAAGGCTACGAAAGCAGCGAGAACGTGCTGTACCTCGGCGGATGCCCTAACCAGACGCTGCTCCCGCTGTTGCGCTACGCCCTCGGCCAGTTTGGTCGGCGGGCTTTTTTGCTCGGCTCCAATTATGTGTGGGGCTGGGAAAGCAACCGTATCGCCCGGGAGGTGCTGGAAGCCAACGGCGCTGAAGTGCTCGGGGAAAAGTACTGGCACCTGGGCGCGACCGGCTTCGACACGCTGATTGAGGGGCTCATTCAAGACCCGCCAGCGTTTGTGCTCAACAACCTGGTCGGCGAGTCCTCCTACGCGTTTCTGCAGCAACTGGATCGGGCGTGCGCGCGCCAGGGCCTGCGCCTGCCGGTGCTCAGTTGCAACCTGACCGAAGCGGAGCTGGATGGGGTGGGCCCGATACAGGCGCTGCGGCTGCTGTCCTGCGGGCCGTTTTTCGAGACCCTGAACCCGGCGTTTTGTGAGGGCCAGCAGAGTCATGGCCCGCGCACCTGTTCGCACTATTACACCAGCGCCTACACGGCGTTGAGGGTATTCGCCGACGCCTTGCACGCCAGCGACGATGCCTCGCCAAAAGCGATTTGCGAGCACCTTTACGGACATCCGGTTGCCAGCGTGCTCGGCACCGTCAGCCTGTCGGCGCGCAACCATCACAGCGCCCTTGCCAGTCATATCGCTGAACTGCGCGAGGGGCGCTTCCATGTGGTGCAGTCGGCGCCTCAGCCGATCGCCGCCGACCCCTATCTCACTGTTACGGATGTACACGCCGACGTGGTCGACCGACACGCCACCCCGGCGCCGCGCCTGAGGATCGTCAAATGA
- the gcvA gene encoding transcriptional regulator GcvA: protein MRDLPPTATLRAFEVATRHGTFTSASEELHVTQSAVSHQLKNLEDIWGVQLFQRGKTLRLTPAGAALAPIVRTFFMNLEATLADLREENGRVRLKVSTTYSFALKWLLPRLPTLAERHPEILVSLDGTDTTINFASGEADVAIRLGGGNYPALHSEFMFREHIFPVASPDLLKRFGVPREPAELLRYPLLARDGSDLVPNWEVWFQNIGLGVTSLKESVRFPDTNMTVEAALLGQGIALVRSGHVEKELRDGSLIRLFEVPFPSPVAYYFVCPKGVETQPHVASFRDWLLEESTAAGISYD from the coding sequence ATGAGAGACCTGCCACCCACCGCCACCTTGCGCGCTTTCGAAGTCGCCACCCGTCACGGGACGTTTACCTCCGCATCCGAGGAGTTGCACGTGACCCAAAGTGCGGTGAGTCACCAATTGAAAAATCTCGAAGACATCTGGGGCGTGCAGCTGTTTCAGCGCGGCAAGACGTTGAGACTGACCCCCGCCGGAGCGGCGCTGGCGCCGATTGTCAGGACGTTTTTCATGAACCTGGAGGCGACGCTTGCAGACCTTCGCGAAGAGAACGGCCGCGTCAGGCTCAAGGTCAGCACGACCTATTCCTTTGCGCTGAAATGGCTGTTGCCGCGCTTGCCCACTCTGGCCGAACGGCACCCGGAAATCCTCGTCTCACTGGACGGTACGGACACCACGATCAACTTCGCCAGCGGCGAGGCGGACGTTGCGATCCGTCTGGGCGGCGGCAATTACCCCGCGCTGCATTCGGAATTCATGTTCAGAGAGCACATTTTTCCGGTGGCCAGCCCTGACCTGCTCAAGCGCTTCGGCGTACCCCGGGAACCGGCGGAGCTGTTGCGCTATCCGCTGCTGGCGCGGGACGGCTCCGACCTGGTGCCGAATTGGGAGGTATGGTTTCAAAACATAGGCCTTGGCGTGACCTCGCTGAAGGAAAGCGTGCGTTTTCCCGACACCAACATGACCGTGGAAGCGGCTTTGCTGGGGCAGGGCATTGCCCTCGTTCGCAGCGGGCACGTGGAAAAAGAGCTGCGCGACGGCAGTTTGATCAGGTTGTTCGAGGTGCCGTTTCCCTCGCCGGTTGCCTATTACTTCGTGTGCCCGAAGGGGGTGGAAACCCAGCCCCACGTGGCCAGTTTCCGCGACTGGCTGCTCGAAGAATCAACCGCAGCCGGAATTTCCTACGATTGA
- a CDS encoding DMT family transporter: MPTFIILLILFAALLHASWNALLRGGTDKLWSMTIMCVAVAIVSTIGAFFMPAPARESWFYAGLSALLHVGYNLFLVRTYRSGDLGQTYPISRGSSPVLITLCASIFAGEVVQTGTMIGIALVSAGIISLAFKGRKLHVANLPYALGTGCFIAAYSVTDGIGGRLSGAPMAYTAWMCALWGVLMPITYVCLRDVRSLVSVRPGLVTSLGGGVVSLLAYGIVIYAMTLAPMGAVSALRETSVLFAALLGYLFLGESLTARKILSCVVIAAGTIIIG; the protein is encoded by the coding sequence ATGCCTACTTTCATCATCCTGTTGATCCTCTTCGCCGCCTTGCTGCACGCCAGCTGGAACGCCTTGCTGCGTGGCGGCACTGACAAGCTCTGGTCGATGACCATCATGTGCGTGGCGGTGGCCATCGTCAGCACGATCGGGGCTTTCTTCATGCCTGCCCCGGCGCGGGAAAGCTGGTTCTACGCGGGGCTCTCGGCGCTCTTGCATGTGGGTTACAACCTGTTTCTGGTACGCACCTACCGCAGCGGCGATCTCGGCCAGACTTACCCGATCTCACGGGGCTCTTCGCCGGTGCTGATCACCCTGTGCGCGTCGATCTTTGCCGGGGAGGTGGTGCAGACCGGCACGATGATCGGCATCGCGCTGGTCTCGGCAGGCATTATTTCCCTCGCGTTCAAGGGCCGAAAGCTGCACGTCGCCAACCTGCCGTATGCCTTGGGCACCGGGTGTTTCATCGCCGCCTATAGCGTGACGGACGGGATTGGCGGGCGCCTGTCCGGTGCGCCGATGGCCTACACCGCCTGGATGTGCGCGCTGTGGGGAGTGTTGATGCCGATCACGTACGTTTGTCTGCGCGACGTGCGCAGTCTGGTGAGCGTCCGGCCTGGACTGGTGACGTCGTTAGGCGGGGGCGTGGTGTCGCTGCTGGCCTACGGCATCGTTATCTACGCCATGACCCTGGCTCCCATGGGGGCGGTGTCGGCCCTGCGCGAAACCAGCGTGCTGTTTGCGGCATTGCTCGGGTATCTGTTTTTGGGCGAGTCGCTCACGGCGCGCAAGATCCTGTCGTGCGTGGTCATTGCGGCGGGCACGATCATCATAGGTTGA
- a CDS encoding phosphate/phosphite/phosphonate ABC transporter substrate-binding protein has translation MRAVKILAALLASVMLIEPAYGQCSQQSLRLAVIPKKSMEVLLREQRPLIEHLRRATGIPVEIVPSSSYESVVDAIVSGGVDLAWLGPASYILAYQRDPRIEPFASLTIAKGFFTPAGQHYQALLVARQDVAGQTEGLRGKRVALTDPASTSGSIIPNAEFSARIGMPLPQFFSSVVYSGSHDKSLDAVLDRKVEAAFVSSVRVDEYLNRGVISRATLSVLWRSEPIYYDPFVFRGALCADIKARIRDAMLVNNQGLSGFLDSQEASGIVPVGHAQYAPLLQKMQQIAPAQ, from the coding sequence ATGCGTGCAGTGAAAATTCTGGCGGCTCTGCTGGCGAGCGTGATGCTGATCGAGCCGGCGTATGGCCAATGTTCGCAGCAGAGCCTGCGCCTCGCCGTTATTCCGAAGAAAAGCATGGAGGTGCTGCTGCGCGAGCAGCGACCGCTGATAGAACACCTGCGTCGGGCGACAGGCATCCCGGTGGAGATCGTGCCCTCTTCTTCTTACGAAAGCGTGGTCGATGCCATCGTATCGGGCGGGGTGGACCTGGCCTGGCTCGGGCCGGCTTCCTACATCCTGGCGTATCAACGTGATCCGCGCATCGAACCGTTCGCCAGCCTCACCATCGCCAAAGGCTTCTTCACCCCTGCCGGCCAGCATTATCAAGCCTTGCTCGTGGCCCGCCAGGACGTGGCCGGGCAAACCGAAGGTCTGCGCGGCAAACGGGTGGCGCTCACGGACCCCGCCAGTACCTCGGGCAGCATCATCCCCAACGCGGAGTTCTCCGCTCGGATCGGCATGCCCCTGCCGCAGTTTTTCAGCTCGGTGGTGTACTCCGGCTCCCACGACAAGTCGCTGGACGCAGTGCTGGACCGCAAGGTCGAGGCCGCATTCGTGTCCAGTGTCCGCGTGGATGAATACCTCAACAGAGGCGTGATCAGCCGCGCCACCCTGAGCGTGTTGTGGCGCTCGGAGCCCATCTACTACGACCCGTTCGTCTTCCGTGGCGCGCTCTGCGCCGACATCAAGGCCAGGATCCGCGACGCGATGCTGGTGAATAACCAAGGCTTGAGCGGCTTTCTCGATTCTCAGGAAGCCTCGGGAATCGTCCCGGTCGGCCACGCGCAATACGCTCCGTTACTGCAGAAGATGCAGCAGATTGCGCCGGCGCAGTGA
- a CDS encoding putative bifunctional diguanylate cyclase/phosphodiesterase → MIPRSLSSLRFIQSLLVLLCAATLLFLWGLHYQQKASSREEALAAKAAEHLNLATIAAENLRQLVDRAQAIGGVARSDMQALGVQHQGLVRMLAEDPVFKRMSLYAVDGQLISASHSDEPAQLPSLWLTQLQDHSARYGLKALLPSSLGPQTTPLGPSWRLPFLLPLTDPFTGRLDNVLLIQLDIGYLAALFEHIDLGQSGMMRLIDNIGRERVRISSSGVVFSGAPMTPELPGDGPVAGMLPQHSPAGLFQSLYLRVPQRGFSVVVSQAEDEILASSLLASRQQFWLNLSMTVLILGALFWTLRVLRKRQEAFTALEDAQLINQQLISRLEDEHRRSSHAAATDHLSGLHNRRQFMELTTQVLARQRGRRRLLAILFIDMDRFKSINDSLGHKVGDMLLQAVAGRISRMLEPGDEAARFGGDEFVILLAGERSEEQIDGWARALVEKLSAVYSLNDHEVMTSPSVGVSICPRDGQDVEELIRGADAAMYSAKRAGRGQYRFFDPSLNVADVEEFMLEQTFSHALNHHQFVLHYQPQIRLDTLQVEGYEALVRWQHPDFGLLYPDRFISMAERNGFIVDLGWEVLRLSCEDLMRWHAEGRALKVAVNVSAIQLHQADYSDRFLRELAIRGIAPQFLEVEITETCLLDPEGLAVEHLQRLRLAGVRISLDDFGSGYAGFAHLQLLPLNTLKIDRALIAPLSNSPDDNPIVSSTIILAKRLGLEVVAEGVETREQVVCLKLAGCDIVQGYHFSRPLSVAQLQEYPPFMNLVGEACVQ, encoded by the coding sequence GTGATCCCTCGATCGTTGTCCTCGCTCCGTTTCATTCAATCGCTATTGGTATTGCTCTGCGCGGCGACCTTGCTGTTCCTGTGGGGACTGCATTACCAGCAAAAAGCCTCATCTCGCGAGGAGGCGCTGGCAGCCAAGGCGGCCGAGCATTTGAATCTGGCCACCATCGCCGCCGAAAACCTGCGTCAGTTGGTCGACAGGGCCCAGGCCATCGGCGGGGTGGCCCGCAGCGATATGCAGGCGTTGGGCGTGCAGCATCAAGGCCTGGTGCGGATGTTGGCCGAGGACCCGGTATTCAAACGCATGAGCCTGTATGCCGTCGACGGCCAGTTGATCTCTGCCAGCCACAGCGATGAGCCTGCCCAATTACCTTCTCTGTGGCTCACCCAGTTGCAGGATCACTCGGCCCGGTACGGTTTGAAGGCGCTTCTGCCCTCTTCCCTCGGCCCACAGACAACACCCCTTGGACCCAGCTGGCGTCTGCCGTTCCTCTTGCCGCTTACCGATCCGTTCACCGGCAGGCTGGATAACGTCCTCTTGATCCAACTGGACATCGGCTACCTCGCGGCCCTGTTCGAGCACATTGATCTCGGCCAGAGCGGGATGATGCGGCTGATCGATAACATCGGCCGAGAGCGAGTGCGGATCAGCAGCAGCGGCGTGGTGTTCTCCGGTGCACCGATGACGCCCGAGCTGCCGGGTGACGGCCCGGTGGCGGGAATGCTGCCTCAACATTCCCCGGCCGGCCTTTTTCAAAGCCTGTACCTGCGCGTGCCACAGCGGGGTTTCAGCGTTGTCGTGAGCCAGGCGGAGGACGAAATCCTTGCGTCCTCCCTGCTCGCCTCGCGGCAGCAATTCTGGCTGAACCTGTCCATGACCGTGCTGATTCTGGGCGCCCTGTTCTGGACGTTGCGGGTGCTGCGCAAGCGTCAGGAAGCCTTCACCGCCCTTGAAGACGCCCAGCTCATCAATCAACAACTGATCAGCCGACTGGAGGACGAACATCGCCGCAGCAGCCATGCCGCTGCGACGGATCACCTGAGTGGCCTGCACAACCGTCGCCAGTTCATGGAGCTGACCACGCAAGTACTCGCCAGACAGCGCGGCAGGCGCCGATTGCTGGCCATCCTGTTCATCGACATGGACCGCTTCAAATCAATCAACGACTCGCTGGGGCACAAGGTCGGCGACATGCTGCTGCAGGCCGTCGCGGGGCGCATCTCCCGCATGCTTGAACCCGGCGATGAAGCGGCGAGGTTCGGCGGTGACGAATTCGTCATCCTGCTGGCAGGCGAGCGCAGTGAAGAACAGATCGATGGCTGGGCGCGGGCGCTGGTCGAAAAGTTATCGGCGGTGTACTCGCTCAACGACCATGAAGTCATGACCAGCCCCAGCGTCGGCGTCAGCATCTGCCCCCGGGACGGTCAGGACGTCGAAGAGCTCATTCGCGGCGCGGACGCGGCGATGTACTCCGCCAAGCGCGCCGGTCGCGGCCAGTACCGCTTCTTTGACCCGTCGCTGAACGTCGCCGACGTCGAGGAATTCATGCTGGAACAGACCTTCAGCCATGCATTGAACCATCACCAGTTCGTTCTGCACTATCAGCCGCAGATCAGGCTCGACACCCTGCAGGTCGAGGGTTATGAAGCGCTGGTGCGGTGGCAGCATCCAGACTTCGGGCTGCTGTATCCGGACCGCTTCATTTCGATGGCTGAGCGCAACGGTTTCATCGTCGACCTCGGCTGGGAAGTGTTGCGCCTGAGCTGCGAGGACTTGATGCGCTGGCACGCCGAGGGTCGGGCGCTGAAGGTCGCCGTCAATGTTTCCGCGATCCAGCTGCATCAGGCGGACTACAGCGACAGGTTCCTGCGGGAGCTGGCAATACGGGGCATTGCCCCGCAGTTTCTGGAGGTGGAGATCACCGAAACCTGCCTGCTCGACCCTGAAGGCCTGGCCGTTGAGCACCTCCAGCGGCTGCGCCTGGCGGGCGTGCGCATCAGCCTCGATGATTTCGGCAGCGGCTACGCAGGCTTCGCGCATCTGCAACTGTTGCCGTTGAACACGCTGAAGATCGACCGCGCGTTGATCGCCCCACTCTCCAATAGCCCCGATGACAACCCGATCGTCTCCTCCACCATCATTCTGGCCAAGCGCCTGGGGCTTGAAGTGGTGGCCGAGGGCGTGGAAACCCGCGAGCAAGTCGTGTGCCTGAAGCTGGCCGGCTGTGACATCGTCCAGGGCTACCATTTCAGCCGGCCCCTCAGCGTCGCACAGTTGCAAGAGTACCCACCCTTCATGAATCTGGTAGGCGAAGCATGCGTGCAGTGA
- a CDS encoding DUF6434 domain-containing protein: protein MAFDWHSDPLSRNTPVTQDYRNTQNVRRFMTGQCGPAFKFDRDFMAWIRNDTRKTLGDVVDEWQRRHGHKA from the coding sequence ATGGCTTTCGACTGGCACAGCGATCCGCTTTCCCGAAACACCCCTGTGACTCAGGATTACCGCAACACCCAGAACGTGCGCCGCTTCATGACCGGGCAGTGCGGACCGGCCTTTAAATTCGACCGCGACTTCATGGCCTGGATACGCAACGACACCCGCAAGACCCTGGGCGATGTGGTTGATGAATGGCAGCGCCGGCATGGCCATAAAGCCTGA
- a CDS encoding glutathione S-transferase produces the protein MFTLFGAERSGSAAIEMALTLCGAEYRLVPACSWEAGAGQDELRRLNPLMQVPTLVIPGGGVLTESAAILTHLGLAFPLSGLLAHDVLERAQQLRALAYITTNCYASIGLIDYPERWLPDADPDQLDRLVAGARRKLHSQWEVFSDVFDNPVAWHPQAPGAVEMLAVVVSQWSGARDHLQRARPGFHSSLETVDRHPVVSAVLQRHGW, from the coding sequence ATGTTCACCTTATTTGGGGCCGAGAGATCCGGCTCGGCCGCCATCGAGATGGCACTTACCCTGTGTGGCGCCGAATACCGCCTGGTCCCCGCCTGTTCGTGGGAAGCGGGCGCCGGGCAGGACGAGTTGAGACGCTTGAATCCGCTGATGCAGGTGCCGACCCTGGTCATCCCCGGTGGTGGCGTGCTGACGGAGAGCGCGGCCATCCTCACCCATCTGGGCCTGGCATTTCCGCTGTCCGGCCTTTTGGCTCACGACGTTCTTGAACGTGCCCAACAACTCCGTGCGCTAGCGTACATCACCACCAACTGCTATGCCTCCATTGGCCTGATCGACTACCCGGAACGGTGGCTGCCTGACGCCGATCCCGATCAACTGGATCGCTTGGTCGCAGGCGCCCGGCGCAAATTGCACAGTCAGTGGGAGGTTTTCAGCGATGTGTTTGACAACCCGGTGGCCTGGCACCCACAGGCACCTGGCGCGGTTGAAATGCTTGCTGTCGTAGTCAGCCAGTGGAGCGGGGCGCGGGATCATTTGCAGAGGGCTCGGCCCGGATTTCACTCGTCTTTAGAGACGGTTGACCGCCATCCCGTTGTCAGTGCGGTTCTTCAGCGGCACGGCTGGTGA
- a CDS encoding AraC family transcriptional regulator — protein sequence MNPTTRPPRPPPPEPVRRVEAGPWMIELLPAAGYATRYVAAQAAIGFAFESQRGLHAIGSDRVQPFDALPNGLAFVPAGCDVLSESPTGGEYLRLLRTDELALTGDQAFNNRIDAQAIPLAMKMRAALLQSSPADDWEGWALALAERVADRSPHDTPLQGSINGSRMRRLDEFIDAGIDGPLGVHAMADMLGLSEGYFIRAFKNTTGKSPHSYLIDRRVAKARTLMRDSNARLAEIAPACGFSSQAHMATAFRLRLGTSPAKLRSQWG from the coding sequence ATGAACCCGACAACACGCCCGCCTCGCCCGCCCCCGCCTGAACCGGTTCGCCGTGTCGAGGCAGGCCCGTGGATGATCGAATTGCTCCCCGCCGCCGGTTACGCCACCCGTTACGTGGCGGCTCAGGCGGCGATTGGTTTCGCCTTCGAAAGCCAGCGCGGCCTGCACGCCATTGGCAGCGATCGGGTGCAACCTTTCGATGCGCTGCCCAACGGCCTCGCGTTCGTGCCCGCCGGTTGCGACGTGTTGTCGGAGTCGCCCACGGGTGGTGAATACCTGCGGCTGCTGCGCACGGACGAGCTTGCGCTGACGGGCGACCAAGCCTTTAACAACCGCATCGATGCACAGGCGATCCCTCTGGCGATGAAGATGCGCGCCGCGTTGCTGCAGTCCTCGCCTGCGGACGACTGGGAGGGCTGGGCGCTGGCGCTGGCTGAACGGGTCGCTGACCGAAGCCCCCACGACACGCCGCTGCAAGGCTCGATCAACGGCAGCCGGATGCGCAGGCTGGATGAGTTCATCGACGCAGGCATCGACGGGCCGCTGGGGGTGCACGCCATGGCGGACATGCTGGGGTTGTCCGAGGGGTATTTCATTCGGGCCTTCAAAAACACCACAGGCAAAAGTCCGCACAGTTACCTGATCGACAGGCGCGTGGCCAAGGCACGGACCCTGATGCGCGACTCAAATGCGAGACTGGCAGAGATCGCCCCTGCCTGCGGCTTCAGCTCCCAGGCCCATATGGCGACCGCCTTCCGGCTCCGTTTGGGCACGAGCCCGGCGAAACTGCGCAGTCAGTGGGGGTGA
- a CDS encoding threonine dehydratase produces the protein MHGLTRDDIEQAARQVYAVMPPTAQYAWPLLAERLNTTVWVKHENHTPTGAFKVRGGITFMHWLKRTYPAVKGIVTATRGNHGQSLALAATALGLSASIVVPEGNSPEKNNAMRALGGTVIECGRDFDEAREEAARLADVHGHYLVPPFHIELLKGVATYALELFMAAPDLDTVYVPIGCGSGICGVIAARDALGLQTKVVGVVSTEAAAAKWSFEEGTLLQTPSANTFADGLAVRQPIPAAFAIYRAGAERIVAVSEEEIAEAMRVYYTDTHNLVEGAGAAALAALIQERQAMAGKKVGVILSGGNVDRSVYARVIG, from the coding sequence ATGCACGGACTGACACGCGACGATATCGAACAGGCCGCTCGCCAAGTGTATGCGGTCATGCCGCCGACCGCTCAATATGCCTGGCCGTTACTGGCCGAGCGGCTAAACACCACGGTCTGGGTCAAACATGAAAACCACACGCCCACCGGCGCCTTCAAAGTGCGCGGCGGGATTACCTTCATGCACTGGCTCAAGCGCACTTACCCGGCCGTCAAAGGCATCGTCACCGCGACCCGTGGCAATCATGGTCAGAGCCTGGCGCTGGCCGCCACGGCATTGGGCTTGAGTGCGTCGATCGTAGTGCCGGAAGGCAATTCGCCGGAAAAGAACAACGCCATGCGCGCCCTCGGCGGCACCGTGATCGAATGCGGCCGGGATTTCGACGAAGCCCGGGAAGAGGCCGCGCGGCTGGCCGACGTGCATGGGCACTATCTGGTCCCGCCTTTCCACATCGAGTTACTCAAGGGCGTGGCCACGTATGCGCTGGAGTTGTTCATGGCTGCGCCGGATCTGGACACGGTTTACGTGCCGATCGGCTGCGGGTCGGGGATTTGCGGCGTCATTGCGGCCCGCGACGCGTTGGGCCTGCAGACCAAGGTAGTCGGCGTGGTGTCCACCGAAGCAGCGGCTGCGAAGTGGTCGTTCGAAGAAGGCACCCTTTTGCAGACCCCATCGGCGAATACCTTTGCCGACGGCCTTGCCGTGCGCCAGCCCATTCCTGCCGCCTTCGCGATCTATCGAGCAGGTGCAGAGCGCATCGTTGCTGTCAGCGAGGAAGAAATCGCCGAGGCCATGCGCGTCTATTACACCGACACCCACAACCTCGTGGAGGGTGCAGGCGCCGCTGCACTGGCGGCGCTCATTCAGGAACGCCAGGCCATGGCAGGGAAGAAGGTCGGGGTCATTCTGTCTGGCGGGAATGTGGATCGGTCGGTGTATGCGCGGGTGATAGGCTGA
- a CDS encoding YkgJ family cysteine cluster protein — protein sequence MRFECVGCGACCRGRFVPLTLSEAVTWLKRGHSVGVLLEAFDESLWPVGSAEYAYNAGRSAPVPGGSGTLRVTVILAANAIPECPNLQKDGLCSVYLERPLVCRIYPMEISPFIELKPQAKDCPPESWQQGSLLASDQGLAMLVQQSRQSDREDARRKVAVCESLGLTVAGWKGNGLVIHQPSVETLLAACEGAEVNAGAAAQPWQIKAEDPALRDYLHTQSVPLADSPTDDYIFHPLPR from the coding sequence ATGCGCTTCGAGTGCGTCGGCTGCGGCGCGTGCTGCCGCGGCCGCTTCGTCCCCTTGACCCTGAGTGAAGCAGTGACCTGGCTAAAACGCGGCCATTCTGTCGGGGTTTTGCTTGAGGCGTTCGATGAGTCGCTCTGGCCGGTTGGATCGGCCGAGTACGCCTACAACGCCGGGCGATCCGCGCCGGTCCCTGGCGGTTCGGGCACCCTGCGGGTAACGGTGATTCTGGCGGCCAACGCGATCCCTGAATGCCCGAACCTTCAAAAGGACGGCCTCTGTTCGGTGTACCTGGAGCGTCCGCTGGTGTGCCGGATCTACCCGATGGAGATCAGTCCTTTCATTGAGCTGAAACCTCAAGCCAAGGACTGCCCGCCGGAAAGCTGGCAGCAGGGCAGCCTGCTGGCGTCGGATCAGGGATTGGCGATGCTGGTCCAGCAATCGCGCCAGTCCGACCGCGAGGATGCCCGGCGCAAGGTGGCGGTATGCGAAAGCCTTGGTTTGACCGTCGCCGGCTGGAAAGGCAACGGCCTGGTCATTCACCAGCCTTCGGTCGAGACCTTGCTTGCTGCGTGCGAAGGTGCCGAAGTCAATGCTGGCGCTGCTGCGCAGCCTTGGCAGATCAAGGCAGAGGACCCCGCGTTGAGGGATTATCTCCACACCCAGTCCGTGCCCCTGGCTGACTCACCGACCGACGATTACATCTTCCACCCACTACCCCGCTGA